In Geopsychrobacter electrodiphilus DSM 16401, a single window of DNA contains:
- a CDS encoding CDGSH iron-sulfur domain-containing protein — MTKPNTDAGMPIALTLEPGTYFRCVCGGSKNLPFCDGNHRGGELPIRFEIKERRKVYLCSCGNTGKQPFCDQTCGVELPVD, encoded by the coding sequence CTGATGCCGGTATGCCGATTGCCCTCACCCTTGAGCCGGGCACCTATTTTCGCTGCGTCTGCGGCGGCTCGAAAAACCTCCCTTTTTGTGATGGCAACCATCGCGGCGGAGAATTGCCGATCCGATTTGAAATTAAAGAGCGGCGCAAGGTCTATTTGTGCAGCTGTGGCAATACTGGAAAGCAGCCTTTTTGCGATCAGACCTGCGGGGTTGAACTGCCGGTGGATTGA